The Danio aesculapii chromosome 22, fDanAes4.1, whole genome shotgun sequence genomic sequence gccaatcagaatcaagcatttaacagcACTGCGTATAAGTAAGGAATTATTGACGATGGGCCGTTAAATTATAAGGGAATAATGTATACTGGAAGTGTGATAGGGAGCTGTAATGCACAccaaacctgccggaactactttatctgcgCGTCTATCTGAAAATAACGGCACACCTTAGAGtactcatcagccaatcagaatcaagcattcagcagaaaTATAACCAGGTCCGattggagcacttttagcttagcttagcttagcataaatcattaaatcagattagaccattagcatctagctgTGACATAAATGAAATCATTCAACGTAGTGATATTGGGCTGTAATGTGCTTAAAACCTACCGGAACTACTTTATCAATGTGTTTATAAGAAAATAACAGCACACCTTTAAAatactcatcagccaatcagaatcaagcattcagcaggcACGCGGTGTAATTCATATAATGGAACTATCTTATAAAAGCATATTGAAGATATAACGGGTGTTGTGCTTTACAATGGTTACCTTCAGGTCCTGTATCTCCAGCCATAAGCAGAAGCTCTCGTTTCTGAAGGTACATGGAGCTTCAACCACTGTATGATGTGCAGCAGGACTCAGAGTCTCACCTgtgattaacacacacacacacacacacacacacacacacacacatgaacatgaTGAAGGCGAACATCATGATGTTGTAGTGACGACTGCTCTTGACTTGATGAATCTGTTGATATGTGGATTGACGTACACTGGTTTGATCTCAGCAGGAGTCTGGGAGGCTGGATGTTCACAGTCACGTGGCTCTGTGTGTCTGAGGGTCTGTGATAGCGGCCGTGAACCGGAACAGTCACTGCGTTACCAGAGAGAAAAACCAGCGCCGTGAAGCCAGACGACAAATACTCCGGAGCTTCCAGATCCACCTTTGAGTCCAGGAGAACCTGCGAAACAAACTAATGTTTAAATCAGAATTCAGAAGTAGATTACTTATTTGTAATCAGTTACTCTGATTACAAACTACATGACCATATGTTGCCAGTAATGTAATCTCTTTGATTACACATTTAAGGTAATGTAATTAGACtactttcagattacatttagattacttttatgctaAGCCTTGTTTGATGTcacttatatttattcaatttctttcggcttagtccctttattcgtcagcagaatgaaccgccaacctatctttccagctgcaacccagtactgaaaaacacccatacacacacacccatacactacagccaatttaacttacccaattcacctatagcgcatgtctttggactgtgggggaaactggagcacccggaggaaacccatgccaagatgcggagaacatgcaaactccaaacagaagtgctaactgacccagtcgggactcgaaccagcaaccttcttgctgtgaggcaacagttttaaccactgagccaccatgtcaccccgtTGTGAACATCTTCATTCATTAATCTGCAATGCGATTACGAGTATTTTACTAAGTAGTTTACTCTAATATCAAGTACTTATTATAGTAATCTTTTTcagaattataaaatacttcttctcacttttaaagccatccacaatctcGCTCCTCCATACCCTGCTAatcttgttcatatcgccacCCCTTCTCCaacactcaggtcttcttcttccattcacctcactgttccctctgtccgCCTTGTCACAATGGGGAGCAAAtccttcagccactctgctcctcagctttggaattcacttcctcctgatctccgtaatttagactctctttcacaatttaaatccaaactcaaaacaccTGTCTAGAACAGCTTATTCTCTTTAACcgactgcattttttttaaaaaaagtttgtattgtattgattttattgtgtttttatttgaactgattgttctagctgttctgtacggtgaccttgagtgtcatgaaaggcgcctttaaataaaatgcattattattattattattattattattatatctgatCACCACAGAAGAGGCTTTTATGCCATGACATCATAGGAAAAAACATACCTCCAAACCTGTGTCATGTCTCAGAGTCTCCAGCTGATATTCATCCATATAAACCCCGCTCGGCATCTTCTGCACCAGTAAAGCTTTCACATCATGATCTGTTTCACTCCAGTAAACACTGTACTCCAGATCTCTATACAACACgtcataattaaacacaattcacatcattaaaaacacaaataaacgactgaatgaatgaacatatatagaGAAAGAGAAACCTGTGAAATCCTGCTTTGGAAATGTTCACAGAAATGGACAGAGACTCCAGCCATTCAGAGGGAAAACAATTATCTGCTAAATGAGTACACAAAGTTATCGTTTATAATGATATCTTATACATATTCCAACATTAACAAGTGTGTTTAGCTTCATAAATACCTTCTTGCGCATTTCCATGATGTATCAAATACAACACAGTtgctaataaatataaataagtc encodes the following:
- the pigx gene encoding phosphatidylinositol-glycan biosynthesis class X protein isoform X2 — encoded protein: MTYLYLLATVLYLIHHGNAQEDNCFPSEWLESLSISVNISKAGFHRDLEYSVYWSETDHDVKALLVQKMPSGVYMDEYQLETLRHDTGLEVLLDSKVDLEAPEYLSSGFTALVFLSGNAVTVPVHGRYHRPSDTQSHVTVNIQPPRLLLRSNQCETLSPAAHHTVVEAPCTFRNESFCLWLEIQDLKGSAGVSLELPVGDSSMTTCVCVVTLLTTTLCCVYLLIVIWRHGTF
- the pigx gene encoding phosphatidylinositol-glycan biosynthesis class X protein isoform X1, whose protein sequence is MTYLYLLATVLYLIHHGNAQEADNCFPSEWLESLSISVNISKAGFHRDLEYSVYWSETDHDVKALLVQKMPSGVYMDEYQLETLRHDTGLEVLLDSKVDLEAPEYLSSGFTALVFLSGNAVTVPVHGRYHRPSDTQSHVTVNIQPPRLLLRSNQCETLSPAAHHTVVEAPCTFRNESFCLWLEIQDLKGSAGVSLELPVGDSSMTTCVCVVTLLTTTLCCVYLLIVIWRHGTF